A single region of the Brienomyrus brachyistius isolate T26 chromosome 10, BBRACH_0.4, whole genome shotgun sequence genome encodes:
- the trappc1 gene encoding trafficking protein particle complex subunit 1, producing the protein MTVHNLYIFDRNGACLHYSEWNRKKQAGISKEEEFKLMYGMLFSIRSFVSKMSPLDMKDGFLSFQTSRYKLHYYETPTGVKVVMNTDLGVPNCRDVLHQIYSTLYVEYIVKNPLCPLGESLRSELFNSRLDSFIKALPFFSARAG; encoded by the exons ATGACGGTCCACAACCTGTACATTTTCGACCGCAATGGCGCGTGCCTGCACTACAGCGAGTGGAACCGAAAGAAGCAGGCCGGCATCTCCAAGGAGGAG GAATTTAAGCTTATGTATGGGATGCTGTTCTCCATCCGGTCCTTTGTCAGCAAAATGTCCCCTTTAGATAT GAAGGATGGCTTCTTGTCCTTCCAGACCAGTCGCTACAAGCTTCACTATTATGAGACGCCCACGGGGGTGAAGGTAGTGATGAACACTGACCTTGGTGTTCCCAACTGTAGGGACGTCCTGCACCAGATCTACAGTACG CTGTATGTGGAGTACATAGTGAAGAACCCCCTCTGTCCCCTGGGTGAGAGCCTGCGGAGTGAGCTCTTCAACAGCAGGCTGGATTCCTTCATCAAGGCACTGCCATTCTTCAGTGCGAGGGCGGGCTGA
- the LOC125750865 gene encoding uncharacterized protein LOC125750865, producing MSLFFLQFLLLFLHQCSQQAFSSCVSGTNKDHKPLVSCINMGLSDIPSTVEWTTEVLIFKTNSFASLSWTAYTNFSKLYELDLSQNKVPALLKTSELVLPTLKILRLSSNRLQELPADAFAAAAKLAEIYLNGNQLQNLSTAAFRGLTHLEILDLSQNRIRAVPKDLLYVIPSTVLKTFDIENNSLTSLPNMFFSSKPNIPYVYLSQNPWVCNCELEYLQSWLDDESFNVYIHTGPNSVLNDAESVVCDSPSHLKNRSIINLESGYCSEPEIQANISVTAIYEIETEVSEEHTLAQTKANRFPPTTATKTTMQPRSTTHSRQTKANTLPPTTHRETTVQTISTTYSRQTKTNTFPTETTSTEITVDPTFLTTAMFPAGFSPSVRMFGEQEQRSKQKGPVVVYCWWLFVGYLCLCILLGLWLCAGCFWILRIYIRVYLPLSRWKRAKTEHLRHELKSAEGSGKYRKIKTADRAGDISLPLEGAGGVQAVFRSMLFVSVSDEGECEGENAALTSVEMGQEDATAGREGETGPVFIKRRENEDVIRKSLYRVVNRDGEPSVWRHTQSYELSDRDPEVKRGSREQMTRYSLILREEQVDGKEDEGEVRSKERSSRSGVTAGNEWVVGEWEWKPGERGPVGQSMNVGDPMALMPLMGTGVDFLPGNMDTSAVDSHNTSETSV from the coding sequence ATGAGCCTCTTCTTCCTGcagttcctcctcctcttcctacaCCAGTGCAGCCAGCAGGCCTTCAGCAGTTGTGTAAGTGGAACAAACAAGGACCACAAGCCATTGGTGAGCTGCATAAATATGGGTCTGAGCGACATACCTTCTACAGTAGAATGGACCACAGAAGTATTAATCTTCAAAACGAACAGTTTTGCGTCCTTGTCCTGGACGGCCTACACAAACTTCTCGAAGCTCTATGAACTGGACCTCTCCCAGAACAAAGTGCCCGCATTACTAAAGACATCTGAGTTGGTCCTCCCTACACTGAAGATCTTACGACTCTCCAGCAACAGGCTCCAGGAGCTACCAGCAGATGCCTTCGCTGCCGCAGCCAAACTTGCTGAGATCTACCTGAATGGGAACCAGCTCCAAAACCTGAGCACTGCTGCCTTCAGGGGATTGACACATCTGGAGATTTTGGATCTCTCCCAAAACCGAATCAGGGCTGTGCCTAAGGACCTGCTATACGTAATCCCATCCACTGTCCTCAAGACCTTTGACATAGAGAACAATTCTCTTACTAGCTTGCCGAACATGTTCTTCAGTTCAAAGCCTAATATTCCTTATGTCTACCTATCCCAGAACCCGTGGGTATGTAACTGTGAATTGGAATATCTGCAAAGTTGGCTGGATGATGAAAGCTTCAATGTATACATCCACACAGGTCCAAATTCCGTTTTGAATGATGCAGAAAGTGTAGTGTGTGACAGCCCAAGCCATCTGAAAAATAGATCTATAATTAATTTGGAAAGCGGATATTGTTCTGAACCTGAAATTCAAGCTAATATTTCAGTTACTGCAATATATGAAATAGAAACGGAAGTCTCAGAAGAACATACACTAGCCCAAACGAAAGCAAACAGATTTCCTCCAACAACTGCTACAAAAACAACCATGCAGCCTAGATCAACCACACACTCAAGGCAAACGAAAGCAAACACATTACCTCCAACAACTCATAGAGAAACAACTGTACAGACTATATCAACCACATACTCaagacaaacgaaaacaaacacATTTCCAACAGAAACAACTAGTACAGAAATAACAGTAGATCCTACATTTTTGACCACTGCCATGTTTCCAGCTGGGTTCAGTCCTTCAGTCAGGATGTTTGGGGAACAGGAGCAGAGGAGCAAGCAGAAAGGACCAGTGGTGGTGTACTGCTGGTGGCTGTTTGTGGGATACTTGTGCCTCTGTATCCTGCTCGGCCTGTGGCTCTGTGCTGGTTGCTTCTGGATCCTCCGAATTTACATTCGAGTTTACCTGCCGCTTTCCCGTTGGAAGAGGGCAAAAACAGAGCATCTAAGGCACGAGCTAAAGAGCGCAGAAGGGTCTGGAAAGTACAGAAAGATTAAGACGGCCGACAGAGCAGGGGACATCTCGCTGCCATTGGAAGGGGCAGGAGGAGTGCAGGCTGTTTTCCGCTCAATGCTATTCGTTTCTGTTAGTGATGAGGGTGAATGTGAGGGAGAAAATGCAGCGCTGACATCTGTGGAGATGGGCCAGGAGGACGCGACAGCTGGACGAGAGGGAGAAACAGGACCCGTGTTTATTAAAAGGCGGGAGAATGAGGACGTTATCAGGAAGTCATTGTACAGGGTGGTGAATCGCGACGGGGAACCATCAGTATGGAGGCACACGCAAAGCTACGAGCTTAGCGACAGAGACCCCGAGGTGAAGCGAGGGTCCAGAGAGCAGATGACACGGTACAGCTTGATCCTGAGAGAAGAGCAAGTGGATGGGAAGGAGGACGAGGGCGAAGTGCGTAGCAAGGAGAGGAGCTCAAGGAGTGGAGTGACAGCGGGAAATGAGTGGGTGGTGGGGGAGTGGGAATGGAAGCCAGGAGAAAGGGGACCAGTGGGACAGTCCATGAATGTAGGGGATCCAATGGCACTGATGCCACTGATGGGTACAGGAGTGGACTTTTTACCAGGAAACATGGACACATCTGCTGTCGACAGCCACAATACATCAGAAACATCTGTCTAA